DNA sequence from the Deinococcus roseus genome:
CCCTTCATGGACGGTGGGGTCACCAGCAACTTTGCCATCAGTGTGGCCATCCACCAGGCCCTTGGAAACTGCCAGGACGTGCTGGGCATCTCCCTGACCAACCTGGGATACCGCCTGCCTGACCCCAGGGTCACCGACAACGCCATCTCCATCCTGATGAGAAGCTTCGATTACTCGGGCGACGCCATCCTGGACCTGATGCGTGAAGAAGCCGACCTGGACCACAAACGCTTCACCATCATCAACGCCATGAGCCAGCTCAACATCCCCCTGACGGGCGTGTCCCAGCTTCCCAGCCTGATCGAGGAAGGCAAACAGATCGCAGACAAATACTGGAACACCGCCACCCAGTTTTTTGCCAGCGAGCAGATTGTCACCATGTTCAAAAACCCCGGCCAGATGATGATCTACCTCTCCGATGCCGCCACCTCTGGATCAGATGCCTTTGAAGACCTCAAACAGCAGGGCACCAGCCTGCTCCCCACCCCCACCGAGGCCGACGTGGGCAACCTGCTGGGCGGCCTGCAAAAAGGCGGGGCCTGGATGTGGGTCAGCATCGTGGTCCTGCTGGCCCTCTGCGGAGCCATCAGCCTGCTGATGGCCGTTCTGAGAAGCCTGGGCGGTCATGGCCTGTGGAGCCTCCTGTGGTTGCTGGCCCTTACGGGACTGGCTTACTGGCTGCTCAGGCAGTATTTGCTGGGGATCATTCGGAAGAATCGGGTGGTGGAGATCAAGTAGGGCCGAGAGCCGGCGGCCCAGTGCGACCCAGCCGCCTGGGGAGCACGTAGTCAGGGCCAAGACAGAGCCGAGAGCCGAGAGCCGAAAATACTGTGCGTAAAGAAAGCTGACTGTCAAGCTGTGAAAAGCTCTGGCAAAAGCTTTCTGGACAGCCCTCGGCCCTTGGCCCTCGGCCCTCGGCCTGTTTGCTATCCAATTCCCGATTCCTGCAAACCCCACATGTTATGCTGTTTCCCGTTGGAGTGACTTTTTTGTCGCTCAGGAGGACAGTCATGCGCAAATACTACACTTCTGAATCGGTGTCTGAGGGGCACCCGGACAAGCTGGCCGATTTGATTTCGGACAGCATCCTCGATGAATTTCTTCGCCAGGAACCCACCGCCCGTGTCGCTGTGGAAACCCTGGTCACCACGGGCATGGCCGTGGTCGCAGGTGAAGTCACCGCCCAGAACGCCTATGTGGATGTGCAGAACGTGGTTCGCAAGGCCGTGCGCAGTGTGGGATACACCCGTGCCCACTACGGTTTTGATGCCGATTACTCTGCGGTGATGTCCACCATCCACGAGCAGAGCCCCGACATTGCAGATGGGGTCAATTACTCCGAGGAGTGGCGTCACATGTCCGAAGAGGAGCGCGCAAAACCCGAGAACCGTTTCAGCATGATCGGTGCCGGAGACCAGGGCCTGATGTTCGGGTATGCCACCAGCGAAACCCCGGAACTGATGCCCCTGCCCATCACCCTGGCCCACGGCATCACCCGCCGCATTGCCCAGATCCGCAAGGAGAACGTGCTGGATTACCTGCGCCCGGACGCCAAGGCCCAGGTCACCGTGGTGCGCGAAAAAGACGACACCTGGGTGGACACCGTGGTGATCTCCACGCAGCACAACGAGAAAGTCGAGCAGGAGCAGATCAAAAAGGACATGCTGGCCCTCGTGATCCAGCACGTGATCCCCGAGGCTTACCTGCGCGAAGAAACCAAGTATTTCATCAACCCTTCCGGAAAATTCGTGATTGGTGGGCCTCACGGGGACACCGGTCTGACGGGTCGCAAGATCATCGTGGACACCTATGGTGGTGCAGTCCCCCACGGTGGCGGAGCATTCTCTGGCAAGGACCCCACCAAAGTGGACCGCAGCGCGGCTTACTACGCCCGCTACATCGCCAAGAACATTGTGGCTGCAGGTCTGGCAGACAAAGCCCTGGTGGAGGTCTCTTACGCGATTGGTCGCGCCAACCCTGTTTCCATGCGGGTGGACACCTACGGCACCGGGAAGGTCAAAGATGGCCAGATCACCGAACTGGTGAAAAAGCACTTCGATGCCCGCCCCCAGGCCATCATTGCAGAGCTGGATTTGCGCCGTCCGATTTATGCCCAGACCGCTGCTTATGGTCACTTTGGCCGTCCTGAATTCCCCTGGGAAAAAACCGACAAGGCCGAAACCCTCAGGAAATCCGCTGGTTTGTAAACCAGAACAAACACAACAACCCCGGAAACAGATTTCCGGGGTTTCTTTTTGGTGGTGTTCTTCTTGCAAGGGGACTGCTCAGCTGCGGGCCACGGTGCGCACAGCTTCAGGTCTGGCATTCAGAAGGGTCAGGATGGTCACGCCAGCAATGGTGTGCATCAGGGCCAGCACCAGTTTGGTGGCCAGTGCAACGGGCATGGTGACCACCGGGAAGAAGGACAGCAGCAGAAAAACCCAGCCAATGCCCTGAAAGACCAGCACGCCCCTGCTTCCAGCCCTCTGGGCCAGAGCATAAACCCCTGCAGCCACATAAGCAGGAATCAGGGTGGCAAGGGCCACCGGGAGGGCAGTCAGGTCCATGGGGATGGTGCCCTGAAAGACCTGCAGGGGAACGCCAGTAATTTTTGCGATCAGGAAGACCAGTACGTTGAGAACGGCAGCAATCAGGGCGGCCTGCGTGGCCTTGCGAAGCAGGATGGGGGTGGTCATGGATCTCTCCTTTTATTTAGCCGGCTATGTATTGAGCACAAAAATCAGCAGAAGCCGCCGGGAGGCTCCCCCAGGTTTTGGGTGATCTGTTTAAACATGCGGTTCAGCAGCATTATTTCCGCCTGACTGAGCCCTTGCACCGTGAGTTTCTCCAGTTCGTCCCAGACCTCCACGATTTGTGGAATCAGGGCTTTTCCTGCAGGCGAAAGGCAAATCAAAGTGGCGCGGGTGTCGGTGGGATCGGGAATGCGCTCCAGAAATCCTTCTTTTTCCAGTCTGGCCACCAT
Encoded proteins:
- a CDS encoding DUF6069 family protein, with product MTTPILLRKATQAALIAAVLNVLVFLIAKITGVPLQVFQGTIPMDLTALPVALATLIPAYVAAGVYALAQRAGSRGVLVFQGIGWVFLLLSFFPVVTMPVALATKLVLALMHTIAGVTILTLLNARPEAVRTVARS
- the metK gene encoding methionine adenosyltransferase, whose product is MRKYYTSESVSEGHPDKLADLISDSILDEFLRQEPTARVAVETLVTTGMAVVAGEVTAQNAYVDVQNVVRKAVRSVGYTRAHYGFDADYSAVMSTIHEQSPDIADGVNYSEEWRHMSEEERAKPENRFSMIGAGDQGLMFGYATSETPELMPLPITLAHGITRRIAQIRKENVLDYLRPDAKAQVTVVREKDDTWVDTVVISTQHNEKVEQEQIKKDMLALVIQHVIPEAYLREETKYFINPSGKFVIGGPHGDTGLTGRKIIVDTYGGAVPHGGGAFSGKDPTKVDRSAAYYARYIAKNIVAAGLADKALVEVSYAIGRANPVSMRVDTYGTGKVKDGQITELVKKHFDARPQAIIAELDLRRPIYAQTAAYGHFGRPEFPWEKTDKAETLRKSAGL
- a CDS encoding MarR family winged helix-turn-helix transcriptional regulator gives rise to the protein MTVEDQHSLGRAIVQMARTHKYAAQLLLQKLGLHPGQDFLLLLLDRVGETRLTTLSEHLEVQPPTASKMVARLEKEGFLERIPDPTDTRATLICLSPAGKALIPQIVEVWDELEKLTVQGLSQAEIMLLNRMFKQITQNLGEPPGGFC